A section of the Nitrospirota bacterium genome encodes:
- a CDS encoding DUF4105 domain-containing protein → MRSKPCVFPARCLYIALLLFTLLLAPVLPVDAGVSPDNAYLVELIDKGLQAKLASEREWHLLLHYRENLFGGHTSEQDDPGFFMSPDGKTDPQAELVATLRQFFSEELIGRSKQTAQCAFIARYHWLRERLQFDDSRLPKMACERFDRWFNDFEAQSITLIFPSAYLNNPASMFGHTFLRIDQRGQTEQTRILAYTINYAAYVPPDAGIAYPIRGIFGGYSGYFSTYPYYLKVQEYRDIENRDIWEYRLNFSEHQVRRLLMHSWEMGNASFDYFFFKENCSYHLLALLDYADPTLHLTDEFLVWTVPADTVRLIASKPGLVSDIAYRPSRSNVIRRKRESLPGSERELAHRITQDLGELTTPTFAQLGLAKQAFLLDLASDYLRYRVETTDSPPPELKERNRAILTARSQLRIPSPEFKVVPFAKQPELGHKTSRTTVGAGWRNDDTFEEISVRAGYHDLLDPEVGYTPDAQIELASISLRHYNRVDQTRVERATLANVMSLSPIDSVFHAPSWKINMGMNTIRFGDCQLCSNGVVNGGIGAAVESHWLKREVFFAFAEAEANYSNAYDERHRIGGGSTVGMLTDLTDRWKLMATGSYLGYVLGDKSDDIRWFVGSRYTLSQNWALRLDYNHRDRDNDVVFSMQAFF, encoded by the coding sequence ATGAGGTCGAAGCCCTGTGTCTTTCCGGCCCGCTGCTTGTATATCGCTCTACTGTTGTTCACTTTGCTTCTCGCCCCAGTCTTGCCGGTTGATGCTGGTGTGTCTCCCGATAATGCATACCTTGTCGAATTGATCGACAAGGGTCTGCAGGCCAAGCTCGCCAGCGAGCGAGAGTGGCATCTTCTGCTCCACTATAGAGAAAATCTTTTCGGGGGCCATACCAGTGAGCAGGACGACCCGGGATTTTTCATGTCGCCCGATGGGAAAACCGATCCACAGGCAGAACTCGTCGCGACGCTGAGGCAATTCTTCTCCGAGGAACTCATTGGGCGCTCGAAGCAGACGGCTCAATGCGCCTTTATCGCCCGGTACCACTGGTTGCGGGAACGGTTGCAATTCGACGATTCCCGTTTGCCGAAGATGGCATGCGAACGGTTTGACCGCTGGTTCAATGACTTTGAGGCCCAATCGATCACGCTCATTTTCCCCTCTGCCTACTTGAACAATCCCGCATCCATGTTCGGTCACACTTTTCTTCGAATTGATCAGAGGGGCCAGACCGAACAGACCAGAATTCTGGCCTATACGATCAATTATGCGGCGTACGTACCTCCTGACGCTGGAATAGCCTATCCGATCCGTGGCATTTTCGGCGGGTACAGCGGATACTTCTCGACGTATCCTTACTATTTGAAGGTACAGGAATATCGGGACATCGAAAATCGGGATATCTGGGAATATCGCCTCAATTTCTCGGAACATCAAGTACGGCGGCTGCTGATGCACTCGTGGGAAATGGGGAATGCCTCCTTTGACTATTTTTTCTTCAAAGAGAACTGCTCCTACCATCTCCTGGCGCTTCTCGATTATGCCGATCCCACCCTACATCTCACCGACGAATTTCTTGTGTGGACCGTTCCTGCCGACACAGTCCGGCTGATTGCCTCGAAGCCCGGGTTGGTTTCTGACATCGCCTATCGGCCCTCCCGCAGCAACGTGATCCGTCGGAAGCGTGAATCTTTGCCGGGAAGTGAACGAGAACTGGCGCATCGGATCACGCAAGATCTCGGTGAACTCACCACACCCACGTTTGCCCAATTGGGTCTGGCGAAGCAGGCGTTTCTGCTTGATCTTGCGTCGGACTATCTCCGGTATCGGGTCGAGACGACCGATTCCCCGCCGCCCGAGTTGAAGGAGCGAAACCGGGCAATCCTGACTGCCCGCAGCCAACTCCGAATTCCATCTCCGGAGTTCAAGGTGGTGCCCTTTGCGAAACAACCGGAGTTGGGGCACAAGACGTCCCGCACCACGGTGGGCGCCGGCTGGCGGAATGACGATACCTTCGAGGAAATCTCGGTGCGGGCCGGCTATCACGATCTACTCGATCCGGAGGTCGGGTATACGCCGGATGCGCAGATTGAGCTGGCTTCAATAAGCTTGCGTCACTACAACCGCGTCGATCAGACGAGGGTTGAACGGGCGACACTGGCCAATGTCATGTCCCTCTCACCGATTGACTCGGTCTTTCATGCACCATCGTGGAAGATCAATATGGGCATGAATACGATTCGTTTCGGCGACTGTCAGCTCTGCAGCAACGGTGTGGTCAATGGCGGCATCGGAGCGGCGGTGGAATCTCACTGGCTGAAACGGGAAGTCTTCTTCGCCTTTGCAGAAGCAGAAGCGAACTACAGCAATGCGTATGATGAACGACATCGAATCGGTGGTGGAAGTACCGTGGGTATGTTGACGGATCTGACAGATCGATGGAAACTCATGGCGACCGGTTCGTACTTGGGATATGTACTTGGAGACAAGTCCGATGACATCAGGTGGTTTGTCGGGTCGCGTTATACGTTGAGTCAGAACTGGGCGCTCAGGCTCGACTACAACCACCGCGACCGCGACAACGATGTGGTCTTCAGCATGCAGGCGTTCTTCTGA
- a CDS encoding DUF3015 domain-containing protein: MVKKVIMLSVAALFGMQAGLAMAANPDTGPGCGLGKLAWADYAHQKNIAPQVMMATTNGTFGSATFGISSGTSGCTNDGKVMAEHKTTLFAELNFENLSQEMAQGQGEHLASLATLMGVPVEQQTAFFAMTQERYTYLVKAGEASPVAMVKAINDAIAAHPVLAQASAR; the protein is encoded by the coding sequence ATGGTCAAGAAAGTAATCATGCTATCGGTCGCGGCACTCTTTGGTATGCAGGCAGGCCTCGCAATGGCGGCCAATCCAGACACTGGCCCTGGCTGCGGGCTGGGCAAGCTCGCGTGGGCTGATTATGCGCACCAAAAAAACATCGCGCCGCAGGTGATGATGGCCACTACGAATGGTACGTTCGGGAGTGCGACTTTTGGGATCAGCAGCGGAACATCAGGCTGTACGAACGACGGAAAGGTGATGGCTGAGCACAAGACGACATTGTTCGCTGAGCTCAATTTTGAAAACCTGTCCCAGGAAATGGCACAAGGCCAGGGCGAGCATCTCGCATCACTCGCTACCTTAATGGGTGTGCCGGTTGAGCAACAGACCGCGTTCTTTGCTATGACTCAGGAGCGGTACACCTACTTGGTCAAGGCGGGGGAAGCTTCACCAGTCGCAATGGTGAAAGCAATCAACGACGCAATTGCCGCGCATCCAGTCCTTGCCCAGGCTTCAGCTCGCTAA